One genomic window of Aethina tumida isolate Nest 87 chromosome 3, icAetTumi1.1, whole genome shotgun sequence includes the following:
- the LOC109608208 gene encoding phenoloxidase-activating factor 3-like has product MNPGFRITSGSKTFLGEFPWMALLIYYQNGIFDFRCGGSLISERYVLTAAHCITDSLAGIRLGEYDTGKVQDCEHGTCAPSVQDFYIESNKVHEEYNSSTFANDIALIKLATPAEFNVNVKPICLPVDFPETDLAGEGAIVSGWGVTEHGTKSSKLLKATIPVRLVQECQSKYQRFAEVTDKQVCAGGADGQDSCGGDSGGPMKYIAFLNGMPRYIQYGIVSYGPSQCGTPGQPAIYTRVGKYIDWILDNID; this is encoded by the coding sequence ATGAATCCCGGCTTCAGGATAACGTCAGGATCGAAAACGTTCCTGGGCGAGTTTCCCTGGATGGCTCTCTTAATTTACTACCAAAACGGAATTTTCGATTTTCGCTGCGGCGGTTCCTTGATCAGCGAACGATACGTCCTTACAGCCGCCCACTGTATTACGGACAGTTTGGCCGGAATTCGGCTTGGAGAGTACGACACGGGAAAGGTGCAGGACTGCGAGCACGGCACATGTGCACCGTCAGTTCAGGATTTTTATATCGAGAGCAACAAAGTGCATGAGGAATACAACTCGAGCACGTTCGCAAACGACATAGCCCTGATAAAACTGGCCACGCCGGCTGAGTTTAACGTGAACGTCAAACCGATTTGTCTGCCGGTGGACTTTCCGGAGACCGATCTGGCCGGCGAAGGAGCCATTGTGTCCGGTTGGGGAGTGACGGAACACGGCACCAAAAGTTCCAAACTGTTGAAGGCCACGATCCCCGTCCGATTAGTCCAGGAGTGCCAAAGCAAGTACCAGAGATTTGCTGAAGTTACGGACAAGCAGGTTTGTGCCGGCGGAGCGGACGGACAGGATTCTTGCGGCGGGGACAGTGGGGGACCGATGAAATACATTGCCTTTTTGAACGGAATGCCGAGATATATCCAATATGGGATCGTCTCGTATGGGCCCTCGCAATGTGGGACACCAGGACAACCAGCTATTTATACAAGAGTGGGAAAGTACATTGATTGGATATTGGATAATATAGActga